One window from the genome of Halonatronomonas betaini encodes:
- a CDS encoding LL-diaminopimelate aminotransferase → MEEAKRVKNLPPYLFAEIDKMINKAKENGVDVISFGIGDPDQPTPNYIVDSMIEAVQDPSTHSYPSYEGLYEYRDAVTNWYNERFSVDLDPDTEVISLIGSKEGIAHLPFCYINQDDYALVPDPGYPVYNTASLLAGGKVEKLPLKKENNFLVDLDSVDEEILKKAKLLFLNYPNNPTAATANEDFFKEMISYAKKYDFIIAHDSAYSEIYYEDNKPLSFLEVEGARDVGIEFGSLSKSFNMTGWRVGWAVGNEKIIDALGRIKTNIDSGIFEAIQKSAITALNGNGSAIESTCDIYKNRRNKIVDGLNELGWNINKNTATFYIWAEIPDSYSTGEEFSKKVFEETGVFFTPGIGYGDEGNKYVRIALTVNESRIEEALERLKNSNIFKG, encoded by the coding sequence ATGGAAGAAGCTAAAAGAGTTAAGAATTTGCCACCATATTTATTTGCTGAAATTGATAAAATGATTAATAAAGCTAAAGAAAATGGAGTTGATGTAATTAGTTTTGGTATTGGTGATCCTGATCAACCAACCCCGAATTATATTGTAGATAGTATGATCGAAGCTGTCCAGGACCCATCAACACATAGTTATCCATCTTATGAAGGTTTATATGAATATAGGGATGCAGTAACTAATTGGTATAATGAAAGATTTTCAGTTGATTTAGATCCAGACACTGAAGTTATCTCTTTAATTGGTTCGAAAGAGGGGATTGCTCATTTGCCTTTTTGTTATATTAATCAAGATGATTATGCCTTAGTACCTGATCCAGGCTATCCTGTATATAATACTGCTTCATTATTAGCAGGAGGCAAGGTTGAAAAATTACCTTTAAAGAAAGAAAATAATTTTTTAGTAGATCTCGATTCTGTTGATGAAGAAATATTAAAAAAAGCTAAGCTATTATTCTTAAACTATCCGAATAATCCTACTGCAGCTACTGCAAATGAGGACTTTTTTAAAGAAATGATATCTTATGCTAAAAAATATGATTTTATAATTGCTCATGACTCTGCATATTCAGAGATTTATTATGAAGATAATAAACCATTAAGTTTTTTAGAAGTTGAAGGTGCAAGAGATGTTGGAATTGAATTTGGCTCTCTATCAAAAAGCTTTAATATGACTGGCTGGAGAGTTGGTTGGGCAGTTGGTAACGAAAAGATTATAGATGCACTTGGTAGAATTAAAACTAATATTGATTCTGGTATATTTGAAGCTATCCAGAAATCTGCTATAACTGCTTTAAATGGTAATGGATCAGCAATAGAAAGTACATGTGATATATACAAAAACAGAAGAAATAAAATTGTAGATGGATTAAATGAATTAGGCTGGAATATTAATAAGAACACAGCTACTTTCTATATCTGGGCTGAAATTCCAGATAGTTATTCAACTGGAGAAGAGTTTTCTAAGAAAGTCTTTGAAGAGACTGGTGTCTTTTTTACTCCAGGTATTGGTTATGGTGATGAAGGCAATAAATATGTTAGAATTGCTTTAACGGTAAATGAAAGTAGAATAGAAGAGGCTTTAGAAAGATTAAAAAATAGCAATATATTTAAAGGATGA
- the dapF gene encoding diaminopimelate epimerase, with protein MEFKFTKMHGLGNDFIVVDNRENNLEFDDKDKIKNICNRRFGVGADGILEILSIDDPDYDFEIIIHNSDGSEAEMCGNGIRCIAHYIKEYNLTEKMKLSLKTKAGKIIPEIMEYNKDQKSAIISVNLGKPELKNENLAIDLPEIKKDSYILNQKLLIDGREYKFNMVSMGNPHAVIFFNEDIDELNWKDIGSKIEKNPLFPEKTNVEFATKINNNKIKLNVWERGAGATLACGTGAAATVVAASLNNLVDRKALVELPGGNLQVEWNDDGVYIKGESRLVFNGIINV; from the coding sequence ATGGAATTTAAGTTTACTAAAATGCATGGTTTAGGTAATGACTTTATAGTTGTTGATAACAGAGAGAATAATCTAGAATTTGATGATAAAGATAAGATTAAAAATATATGTAATAGGAGATTTGGTGTAGGGGCAGATGGAATTTTAGAGATTCTTTCTATAGATGATCCAGATTATGATTTTGAGATTATAATTCATAATTCTGATGGGTCTGAAGCTGAGATGTGTGGTAATGGGATTAGGTGTATTGCCCATTATATTAAGGAATATAATTTGACTGAGAAAATGAAATTGAGTTTAAAAACGAAAGCTGGTAAAATTATTCCAGAGATAATGGAGTATAATAAAGATCAGAAATCAGCAATTATTAGTGTGAATTTAGGAAAACCAGAATTGAAAAATGAAAATTTAGCAATAGATTTACCAGAAATAAAAAAAGATTCATATATTTTAAATCAAAAACTTTTAATAGATGGTAGAGAGTATAAGTTTAACATGGTATCAATGGGAAATCCTCATGCTGTTATCTTTTTTAATGAAGATATTGATGAGTTAAACTGGAAAGATATCGGTTCTAAAATTGAAAAGAATCCACTCTTTCCAGAAAAAACAAATGTTGAATTTGCAACTAAAATAAATAATAATAAAATTAAGTTAAATGTCTGGGAACGTGGAGCTGGCGCAACTCTAGCCTGTGGTACTGGCGCAGCTGCTACAGTTGTGGCTGCTTCGTTAAATAATTTAGTTGATAGAAAAGCCTTAGTTGAATTACCTGGAGGTAATTTACAGGTTGAGTGGAATGATGATGGTGTTTATATTAAAGGAGAATCTAGACTTGTTTTTAATGGTATAATTAATGTATAA
- the miaA gene encoding tRNA (adenosine(37)-N6)-dimethylallyltransferase MiaA, whose protein sequence is MIKRPDLLIITGPTASGKTGLSVKLARLLNAEIISADSMQIYKYMDIGTDKVSKDIQKEIPHHLIDICEPDEEFSVARYKKLADQKINEIFKRGKLPIIVGGTTMYIKAVVEGFMLPYLPDNDFRRKYKEELKSIDKNRLHNYLKMIDPEYAKRIHPNDTRRVTRAIEIYHMTGRTRTYFEFRQNRKKSRYNYLQFAIKRDRQKLYNKINSRVDEMISNGLIEEVEYLFNNFNPGRTAGQALGYKEIKEFLDGEADKETAIKNIKQGSRHLAKRQLTFLRRNSKNIWLNPDHWNNTELLAYIIKTACNKFEYFERNESKWNLSLLKCMV, encoded by the coding sequence ATGATTAAAAGACCAGACCTATTGATAATAACTGGGCCAACTGCAAGCGGGAAAACTGGACTTTCTGTTAAATTAGCAAGACTTTTAAATGCTGAAATAATTTCTGCAGATTCAATGCAAATTTATAAATATATGGATATTGGGACTGATAAGGTTTCTAAAGATATCCAGAAAGAAATACCCCACCATTTAATTGATATCTGTGAGCCAGATGAAGAGTTTTCTGTTGCTAGATATAAAAAGTTAGCTGATCAGAAAATAAATGAAATATTTAAAAGAGGAAAACTCCCAATAATAGTTGGTGGTACAACCATGTATATAAAGGCTGTTGTTGAGGGTTTTATGTTACCTTATTTACCAGATAATGATTTTCGGAGAAAGTATAAAGAAGAACTTAAATCTATTGATAAAAACAGATTGCATAATTACTTGAAAATGATCGACCCGGAATATGCTAAAAGGATTCACCCTAATGACACAAGAAGGGTGACTAGAGCTATTGAAATCTATCATATGACTGGAAGAACCAGGACATATTTTGAATTCAGGCAAAACAGAAAAAAAAGTCGATATAATTATTTGCAATTTGCAATAAAAAGAGATAGACAAAAGTTATATAATAAAATAAATAGTAGAGTTGATGAAATGATTTCAAATGGACTCATTGAAGAAGTTGAGTATTTATTTAATAATTTTAATCCAGGGCGAACTGCAGGTCAGGCCCTGGGTTATAAGGAAATTAAAGAATTTTTAGATGGAGAAGCTGATAAAGAAACTGCAATAAAGAATATAAAACAGGGCTCTCGCCATCTGGCAAAAAGACAACTCACTTTTTTAAGGAGAAATTCAAAGAATATCTGGTTAAATCCTGATCATTGGAATAATACAGAATTACTAGCATATATTATTAAAACTGCGTGTAATAAATTTGAGTATTTTGAAAGGAATGAATCAAAATGGAATTTAAGTTTACTAAAATGCATGGTTTAG
- the mutL gene encoding DNA mismatch repair endonuclease MutL, whose product MAKIKKLSEQIANQISAGEVVERPASVVKELIENSLDASADKIEIVIENGGKDLIQVIDNGKGIRSNQIELAFSRYATSKIEDVNDLYSLRTLGFRGEALASIAAVAKVIAKSCHKEEKEGVKLVLNGGEIIEKETIGYNKGLEITVKDLFFNTPARYKYLKKTSTEAAHISRIITAAALARPDVKFTLDHNGNRTITTPGSKSLKDVIYSIYGENVFDKLISVEFKDNFIEVSGFVVEPDIMRSSRQHQYYFVNGRPVYNKFLRLSVEEAYKELFGIKKYPLIFLNIDLNPILVDVNVHPTKREVKFSRGKDIKKTIKSNVKNILIKNKEKTSDSSFNKQKSSNSFKKNRNQAKSKPNNKDKNLKREVEYLPSRLNLTGDIIKENENIDEDESRTVQADLSYSKNVNNRDYPDSLDEVDQDSNEDNEDLEIRNILGQLHRLFIIAETNQGVLLIDQHNAHERIIYDNLKAKINSKSNNSRMLLTPIQLNLNAQEKEILIEIKDELNGLGFEIDEFGPSKYAVTSVPDFIKDKNPEESISDLINHLLETAKVAKNNELVDELLMYNSCRKAVKEGKYLSNSEMEKIVDDLFDTSNPFYCPHYRPIIINLSIDELKQKVERYD is encoded by the coding sequence ATGGCTAAAATTAAAAAATTATCTGAGCAGATTGCAAATCAAATTTCAGCTGGAGAAGTTGTAGAGCGGCCAGCTTCTGTCGTTAAAGAGCTGATAGAAAATTCATTAGATGCCAGCGCTGATAAAATAGAGATTGTCATTGAAAATGGTGGTAAAGATCTTATACAGGTCATTGATAATGGTAAAGGCATTAGAAGTAATCAGATAGAGCTGGCTTTTTCCCGATATGCAACCAGTAAAATTGAGGATGTCAATGATTTATATTCATTAAGAACTCTTGGTTTTAGAGGTGAAGCTCTTGCAAGTATAGCTGCAGTTGCTAAAGTTATTGCTAAGAGCTGTCATAAAGAGGAAAAAGAAGGCGTCAAACTGGTGTTAAATGGTGGCGAAATAATTGAAAAAGAAACAATCGGCTATAATAAAGGTCTCGAAATAACTGTTAAGGACCTCTTTTTTAATACGCCTGCCAGATATAAGTATCTGAAAAAAACCTCTACAGAAGCTGCTCATATCAGTAGAATAATTACTGCTGCTGCTCTGGCCAGGCCTGATGTTAAATTTACTCTTGACCATAATGGCAATAGAACCATTACAACTCCTGGTAGTAAGAGTTTAAAGGATGTAATATATAGTATTTATGGTGAAAATGTTTTTGATAAATTAATTTCTGTTGAATTTAAAGATAACTTTATTGAAGTTTCTGGCTTTGTTGTTGAACCAGATATTATGAGATCGTCAAGACAGCATCAATACTATTTTGTAAATGGAAGGCCAGTTTATAATAAGTTTTTACGTCTGTCTGTTGAAGAAGCCTATAAAGAACTTTTTGGAATTAAGAAATATCCTTTAATATTTCTTAATATAGATTTAAATCCAATTTTAGTAGATGTTAATGTCCATCCAACTAAAAGGGAAGTTAAGTTTAGTAGAGGAAAGGATATTAAGAAAACTATTAAGAGTAATGTTAAAAATATTCTTATAAAAAATAAAGAAAAGACAAGTGATAGTAGCTTTAATAAACAAAAAAGCTCAAATAGTTTTAAGAAAAATCGCAATCAAGCTAAATCTAAACCAAATAATAAGGATAAAAATTTAAAGAGAGAAGTTGAATACCTGCCATCCAGGCTTAACCTTACTGGTGATATAATAAAAGAAAATGAAAATATTGATGAAGATGAGTCCAGGACTGTACAAGCTGATTTATCTTACAGCAAGAACGTTAATAATAGGGATTATCCAGATAGTTTGGATGAAGTTGATCAAGATAGTAATGAAGATAATGAGGATCTAGAGATTAGAAATATTTTAGGTCAATTGCATAGATTATTCATCATTGCTGAAACTAATCAGGGAGTTTTATTAATTGACCAACATAATGCCCATGAAAGAATTATTTATGATAACTTGAAAGCAAAAATTAATTCCAAATCAAATAACAGCAGAATGCTATTAACACCAATTCAGTTAAATTTGAATGCTCAAGAAAAAGAAATACTTATTGAAATTAAAGATGAACTTAATGGTCTCGGGTTTGAAATTGATGAGTTTGGTCCATCTAAATATGCTGTTACTTCAGTTCCAGATTTTATTAAAGATAAGAATCCTGAAGAGAGTATTAGTGATTTAATTAATCATCTATTAGAAACTGCTAAAGTTGCTAAAAATAATGAACTAGTTGATGAGTTATTAATGTATAATTCCTGCAGGAAAGCTGTTAAAGAAGGGAAATATCTCTCCAACTCTGAAATGGAAAAAATAGTTGATGATTTATTTGATACCTCTAATCCCTTTTATTGCCCCCATTATAGGCCAATTATAATAAATTTATCGATTGATGAGTTAAAGCAGAAGGTGGAAAGATATGATTAA
- the mutS gene encoding DNA mismatch repair protein MutS, whose amino-acid sequence MAKVTPMMQQYFSLKNKYPDSILFFRLGDFYEMFGDDAEEVVQILDIALTSRNKGGGEKTPMAGVPAHSAAPYIAKLINADYKVAICEQIEDADESSGLVERDVVRVITPGTVIEDEILTERKNNYLVALAEINNNYGLSYIDVSTGDYNVTETKNIDEVYDELNRLNPSEIVITKGFNPDNQWERLIKNNDYHISYIEEEIKNQSDKLENDFENILLEHFSINDLEEINLQNMDSAVKSAALILKYINHTQKKSLDHISSISRYFIEEYMVIDSSTRRNLELNQTIIDSRFDGSLLSVLDHTINSMGARLLRKWINQPLLEIEKIEKRQNAVKELLDSFVKRKKLQDSLKGIYDLERILSKISYGSINPRDMDCLRSSLNLIPELKNKLDDFQSVYLIEIKNKLDEIPELLEILNDALVEEPPVSPKEGGLIKSGFNEELDNLREESQEARDWIANLQPKERKRTGIGSLKVGFNKVFGYYIEVTKANLDTVPDDYERKQTLSNSERYIIPELKEKEAQVLGAEDQIHELEYKIFTRLREEANKVLERIKITAKQLATLDVLISLAEVAAENNYICPEVDDGDIITITEGRHPVVEIMDDVDFVPNHSRLDRKNNRFMIITGPNMSGKSTYLRQVALIVLMAQIGSFVPAGAARIGLVDRIFTRVGASDDLSTGQSTFMVEMNEVSNIINNASARSLVILDEVGRGTSTYDGLSLAWAISNYINNPDRIGARTLFATHYHELTVLANKNDGIKNLNVVVTEENNEVKFLHKIEPGSADDSYGIEVAKIAGLPEEIIDQAYLVLNKLENNNGEIDGRDFNRLDDEQLELFGYPENEEKIINEIRELDINNLTPIKALEKLYEFKQDLTGDE is encoded by the coding sequence ATGGCTAAGGTTACACCAATGATGCAACAATATTTTTCATTGAAAAATAAATATCCTGATTCTATTTTATTTTTTAGATTAGGTGATTTTTATGAAATGTTTGGAGATGATGCTGAAGAGGTAGTTCAGATACTGGATATTGCATTAACTTCCAGGAATAAAGGCGGTGGGGAAAAAACGCCAATGGCTGGAGTACCTGCCCACTCAGCTGCTCCATATATTGCAAAATTAATTAATGCAGATTATAAAGTTGCCATTTGTGAACAGATTGAAGATGCAGATGAGAGCAGTGGCCTTGTTGAAAGAGATGTCGTTAGGGTTATAACCCCAGGAACTGTAATCGAGGATGAAATCCTGACTGAAAGAAAAAATAATTATTTAGTAGCCCTGGCTGAAATTAATAATAATTATGGTTTATCCTATATAGATGTATCTACTGGTGATTATAATGTAACTGAGACAAAAAACATTGATGAGGTTTATGATGAACTAAATCGCTTAAATCCCAGTGAAATTGTTATTACTAAGGGTTTCAATCCTGATAACCAATGGGAAAGATTAATTAAAAATAACGATTATCATATTAGTTATATTGAAGAGGAAATCAAGAATCAATCAGATAAATTAGAAAATGATTTTGAAAATATCCTTTTAGAGCATTTCAGTATTAATGATTTAGAGGAGATTAATCTGCAAAATATGGATTCTGCAGTTAAATCTGCTGCTTTGATCTTAAAATATATTAATCATACTCAGAAAAAAAGTTTGGATCATATTTCAAGTATAAGCAGGTATTTTATTGAAGAATATATGGTTATTGATAGTTCTACCAGGCGAAATTTAGAATTGAATCAAACAATTATCGATAGTAGATTTGATGGTTCTCTACTTTCTGTACTGGACCATACTATTAATAGCATGGGAGCTAGACTATTAAGAAAATGGATTAATCAACCTCTTCTAGAAATTGAAAAGATTGAAAAAAGACAAAATGCAGTTAAAGAGTTGCTGGATAGTTTTGTTAAAAGAAAAAAGCTTCAGGATAGTTTAAAGGGAATATATGATTTAGAAAGAATTTTGAGCAAAATAAGCTATGGTTCTATAAATCCCAGGGATATGGACTGTTTAAGAAGTTCATTAAATCTAATCCCTGAATTGAAAAATAAACTTGATGATTTTCAGTCTGTCTATTTAATTGAGATTAAAAATAAGTTGGATGAGATTCCAGAGCTGCTTGAGATATTAAACGATGCATTAGTAGAGGAACCCCCTGTTTCTCCAAAAGAAGGTGGTTTAATTAAATCTGGCTTTAATGAGGAATTAGATAATTTAAGGGAAGAATCTCAGGAGGCCAGAGATTGGATTGCCAATTTGCAGCCTAAAGAACGGAAAAGAACGGGAATTGGTTCTTTAAAAGTAGGTTTTAATAAAGTTTTTGGTTATTATATAGAGGTTACTAAGGCTAATCTGGATACTGTACCAGATGATTATGAAAGAAAGCAGACATTAAGCAATAGTGAACGCTATATAATTCCTGAACTAAAAGAAAAGGAAGCCCAGGTTTTAGGGGCTGAAGACCAGATTCATGAATTAGAATATAAAATATTTACCAGACTTAGAGAAGAAGCCAATAAGGTTTTAGAAAGGATTAAGATCACTGCTAAACAACTGGCAACCCTGGATGTATTAATCTCACTTGCAGAGGTTGCTGCTGAAAACAATTATATCTGTCCTGAGGTTGATGATGGTGATATAATCACAATTACTGAAGGCAGACATCCTGTCGTTGAGATTATGGATGATGTAGATTTTGTTCCTAATCATAGTCGGCTTGATAGAAAAAATAATAGATTTATGATAATTACAGGGCCAAATATGTCTGGTAAATCTACTTATCTTCGTCAGGTAGCTCTGATTGTTTTAATGGCACAGATTGGATCATTTGTTCCTGCAGGAGCTGCCAGGATTGGACTGGTTGATCGTATATTTACAAGGGTTGGGGCCAGTGATGACCTTTCAACTGGTCAGAGTACATTTATGGTTGAAATGAATGAAGTTAGTAATATTATTAATAATGCATCTGCCAGAAGTTTAGTAATTTTAGATGAGGTTGGCAGAGGAACCAGCACTTATGATGGCTTGAGTCTGGCCTGGGCTATAAGTAATTATATAAATAACCCTGATAGAATTGGTGCTAGAACATTATTTGCAACTCATTATCATGAGTTAACAGTTCTGGCAAATAAAAATGATGGTATTAAAAACTTAAATGTTGTAGTTACTGAAGAAAATAATGAGGTTAAGTTTTTACACAAAATAGAACCTGGTTCTGCTGATGATAGCTATGGGATTGAAGTTGCTAAAATTGCCGGTCTTCCAGAAGAAATAATTGATCAGGCTTATCTTGTTTTAAATAAACTTGAAAATAATAATGGAGAAATTGATGGAAGAGATTTTAATAGACTTGACGATGAACAGCTAGAATTATTTGGTTATCCAGAAAATGAAGAAAAAATAATCAATGAAATTAGAGAATTAGATATTAATAATCTAACTCCTATTAAAGCTCTGGAGAAGTTGTATGAATTCAAACAGGATCTTACAGGAGATGAATAG
- the miaB gene encoding tRNA (N6-isopentenyl adenosine(37)-C2)-methylthiotransferase MiaB, producing the protein MMNYHIITYGCQMNEHDSEKIAGMLESMGYQETDDHAGADIIVFNTCLIRKNAELKVFGKVGSLKQLKEDNPEMIIAVGGCMMQQKGPVDELYQKYPQVDIIFGTHNIHKLPSLINQVKHGEERVIDVWEEDKGLIPDLPSKRRNKFQAWVTIIQGCDNYCSYCIVPHVRGSERSRPLEDIVDEVKKLVADGVIDITLLGQNVNSYGLDLDDDYDFPDLLSELAKINGLEKIKYMTSHPKDLSDKLIKTVARNDNISKHFHLPVQSGSSRILKAMNRKYDREHYLGLINKIRDNIPDAVITTDFIVGFPGETESDFEKTLSLVEKVRFDMAYTFAYSPREGTPAAKKADQISSEEKHRRLQALMDKQNQISYEVNQELIGKEIDVLVEGESKKDPDYFSARSDGNKLVIIPAKTKKLIGNIITAKINEAGSWTLYGDIVNN; encoded by the coding sequence ATGATGAATTATCATATAATAACTTATGGATGCCAGATGAATGAACATGATTCTGAAAAAATTGCTGGCATGTTAGAAAGCATGGGATATCAAGAAACTGATGACCATGCTGGGGCTGATATAATAGTTTTTAATACCTGTTTAATTCGTAAAAATGCTGAGCTGAAAGTTTTTGGAAAAGTCGGGTCTTTAAAACAGTTGAAAGAAGATAATCCTGAAATGATTATTGCTGTAGGCGGCTGTATGATGCAGCAGAAAGGGCCTGTTGACGAATTGTATCAGAAATATCCACAGGTGGATATAATTTTTGGAACTCATAATATTCACAAGTTACCTTCACTTATAAATCAGGTAAAACATGGTGAGGAGCGGGTGATTGATGTCTGGGAAGAAGATAAAGGCTTAATCCCTGATTTACCAAGCAAAAGGAGAAATAAATTCCAGGCCTGGGTTACTATTATTCAGGGCTGTGATAATTATTGTAGTTACTGTATTGTTCCACATGTCCGGGGATCTGAGAGAAGTCGGCCACTTGAGGATATTGTTGATGAGGTTAAAAAACTCGTTGCAGATGGAGTTATTGATATAACTCTGCTTGGCCAGAATGTAAATTCATATGGACTTGATCTTGATGACGATTATGATTTTCCTGATTTATTAAGCGAATTAGCTAAAATTAATGGTTTAGAAAAAATTAAATATATGACATCTCATCCTAAAGATCTATCTGATAAACTTATTAAAACTGTTGCCAGGAATGATAATATATCTAAACATTTTCATCTTCCAGTTCAGTCTGGGAGTTCCAGGATTTTAAAAGCTATGAACAGAAAATATGACAGAGAACATTATCTTGGTTTAATTAATAAAATCAGAGACAATATTCCTGATGCTGTAATTACTACAGATTTTATTGTTGGCTTTCCTGGTGAGACTGAATCTGATTTTGAAAAGACTCTTTCTTTAGTTGAAAAAGTTCGTTTTGATATGGCTTATACTTTTGCATATTCACCAAGAGAAGGCACTCCTGCAGCCAAAAAAGCTGATCAGATTAGTTCTGAAGAAAAACACAGAAGACTGCAGGCTTTAATGGATAAACAGAATCAGATAAGTTATGAGGTAAATCAGGAATTAATCGGAAAAGAGATAGATGTTTTAGTTGAAGGTGAAAGCAAAAAAGATCCAGATTATTTTTCTGCAAGGTCTGATGGTAATAAGCTTGTAATAATTCCAGCTAAAACAAAAAAGTTAATTGGTAATATTATTACTGCTAAGATAAATGAAGCTGGAAGCTGGACCCTTTATGGCGATATTGTAAATAATTAG
- a CDS encoding potassium channel family protein, with product MKQFVVIGLGRFGSSVARTLADNGHDVLAIDQCEECVDALVEHVTHAVEADATDEAALSALGVNNFDTAVVSIGDNLHANILATLILKEMGVPEVVAKAQDQMHGKILSRVGADKVVFPERDMGERVARQLISPNMLDYIDFAPGYSIIEVIAPGQMVGKTLQEINFRREYNANVMAIRRGKNLNLAPGGQDKVLEGDTLIIMGHNDELEDLKEE from the coding sequence ATGAAACAGTTTGTTGTGATAGGTCTGGGCCGTTTTGGTTCCAGTGTTGCCAGGACTTTAGCAGATAACGGTCATGATGTGCTGGCCATTGATCAATGCGAAGAATGTGTTGATGCATTAGTTGAACATGTGACCCATGCAGTGGAGGCTGATGCTACTGATGAAGCAGCTTTAAGTGCTTTAGGTGTCAATAATTTTGATACTGCTGTTGTCAGCATAGGAGATAACCTTCATGCCAATATCCTGGCTACTTTAATTTTAAAGGAGATGGGTGTGCCAGAGGTGGTTGCTAAAGCCCAGGATCAAATGCATGGCAAAATTTTAAGCAGAGTCGGAGCTGATAAGGTTGTTTTCCCGGAAAGAGATATGGGTGAGAGGGTTGCCCGACAGCTAATCAGCCCAAATATGCTTGATTATATAGATTTTGCTCCAGGGTATAGTATTATTGAGGTTATTGCTCCTGGTCAGATGGTTGGCAAAACTTTACAGGAAATTAATTTTAGAAGAGAATATAATGCCAACGTAATGGCCATTAGAAGGGGAAAGAATTTGAATTTAGCTCCTGGTGGCCAGGATAAAGTTCTTGAAGGCGATACTCTGATTATTATGGGGCATAATGATGAACTTGAGGATTTAAAAGAAGAATAA
- a CDS encoding TrkH family potassium uptake protein, translating into MLNKADFSPTNLSPAQFLVLGYFIVISIGTFLLTLPQASTDPGSIGFLTALFTATSATCVTGLIVVNTSTAFTVFGQVVIMVLIQIGGLGIMTMSTLIALILGKKISLKERILIQEDLNQFKISGLLRLIQYVIALTLTIQGIGAVLLFIRLRYDYSIIRSLYFSVFHAVSAFNNAGFDLFGTSLEGYFGDPIINLTVIALIVLGGLGFAVIVELLGWEGKKKFSLQTKLVLTVTSLLTVVSFVIIFILETGNINTIADASIGEKIISSFFLSITPRTAGFNTIPTGALRSTTLFFIVIAMFIGASPGSTGGGIKTTTFGLIIVTAFNKIRNKKDIEFYERRVDYEIVFKALTIILLALGIVLLMTFILTITEDGQFLEILFEVVSAFGTVGLSTGITSELSSIGRVLIIITMFLGRVGPLTLALALGQKVRHGKYRYPQEKIMVG; encoded by the coding sequence ATGCTGAATAAGGCTGATTTTTCACCAACAAATTTATCTCCGGCCCAATTTCTGGTGCTTGGATATTTTATTGTTATTTCTATTGGGACATTTTTATTAACTTTGCCCCAGGCTTCAACTGATCCAGGAAGTATTGGTTTTTTAACAGCATTATTTACTGCAACATCTGCTACCTGTGTTACTGGCCTGATTGTTGTTAATACAAGCACTGCCTTTACTGTATTTGGTCAGGTTGTAATTATGGTTTTGATTCAAATTGGCGGGCTGGGGATTATGACTATGTCAACTTTGATTGCCTTGATTTTAGGTAAGAAGATCTCCTTAAAGGAAAGAATATTAATCCAGGAGGATCTTAATCAGTTTAAAATCTCCGGTTTATTGAGATTGATTCAGTATGTAATCGCTTTAACTCTGACTATTCAGGGGATTGGGGCTGTATTATTATTTATTAGATTAAGATATGATTACTCTATTATTAGATCACTATATTTTTCTGTATTTCATGCTGTTTCTGCCTTTAATAATGCCGGTTTTGACTTATTTGGCACCAGTCTTGAAGGATATTTCGGTGATCCGATAATTAATTTAACAGTGATTGCTTTAATTGTACTGGGTGGACTGGGCTTTGCTGTTATTGTTGAACTTTTAGGCTGGGAAGGCAAGAAAAAATTCAGTCTGCAGACCAAGCTGGTCTTGACTGTTACTAGTTTACTGACTGTTGTAAGTTTTGTTATAATCTTTATTTTAGAGACCGGTAATATTAATACGATTGCAGATGCCAGCATTGGTGAAAAGATAATATCTTCTTTCTTTTTATCAATTACGCCAAGGACAGCCGGTTTTAATACTATCCCAACTGGTGCATTAAGAAGTACTACTCTTTTCTTTATTGTAATTGCAATGTTTATTGGTGCTTCACCTGGTTCTACCGGTGGCGGGATAAAGACAACAACCTTTGGCTTAATTATTGTTACGGCATTTAATAAGATAAGAAATAAAAAGGATATAGAGTTTTATGAAAGACGGGTTGATTATGAGATAGTCTTTAAGGCATTAACTATTATTTTGCTGGCTTTAGGGATTGTTTTGCTGATGACTTTTATTTTGACAATTACTGAAGATGGACAGTTTTTAGAAATATTATTTGAGGTTGTCTCTGCCTTTGGTACTGTTGGTCTTTCAACTGGTATAACCAGTGAGCTCTCGTCGATTGGTAGAGTTTTAATAATTATTACCATGTTTTTAGGCAGGGTCGGGCCACTGACACTTGCCCTAGCCCTAGGGCAGAAAGTCAGACATGGAAAGTATAGATATCCACAGGAAAAAATTATGGTTGGTTAA